One part of the Nostoc sp. PCC 7120 = FACHB-418 genome encodes these proteins:
- a CDS encoding TOBE domain-containing protein, with product MPRKEQGWITFQTSEEERKILEEVCQQSQRTKTEILRELVRGLNQPAPTAKSIPTKQALKIEPEVTEISELEVISTKRPFKVSSRNILKGVIKKVVVGSVNSEVTLEIVHRVELTSIITRMSAEELELTEGAEAYAVIKSNDIVIARD from the coding sequence ATGCCAAGAAAAGAACAAGGATGGATCACTTTTCAAACATCAGAAGAGGAGCGCAAGATTCTCGAAGAGGTTTGTCAGCAGTCTCAGCGTACCAAAACTGAGATTTTGCGAGAACTTGTGCGTGGACTCAATCAGCCTGCGCCGACGGCTAAATCAATACCAACCAAGCAGGCACTCAAAATAGAACCAGAGGTGACTGAAATATCTGAGTTGGAAGTTATTAGCACCAAAAGACCTTTTAAGGTTAGTTCCCGTAATATTCTTAAAGGAGTCATCAAAAAAGTTGTTGTTGGTTCTGTTAACAGCGAAGTGACATTAGAAATTGTTCATCGAGTTGAGCTAACCTCGATTATCACGAGAATGTCAGCCGAGGAGCTAGAACTAACTGAGGGTGCAGAAGCTTATGCTGTAATTAAATCTAACGATATCGTTATAGCCAGAGATTAG
- a CDS encoding class I SAM-dependent methyltransferase, translated as MTTRTLGITPNLYDYLLSVSLREPEILAQLRQETALQPMGRMQIAPEQGQFMALLVQLLGAKKTLEVGVFTGYSSLIVALALPAEGKLVACDINEEFTAIAQRYWQKAGVDHKIDLYLAPALETLDKLLVAGEAETFDFAFIDADKSNYDNYYERSLQLIRSGGVIAIDNVLWSGKVADPEIQDNRTQKIRAFNHKLLQDQRITLSLIPIGDGLTLVRKN; from the coding sequence ATGACGACTCGCACTCTGGGAATCACCCCAAATTTATATGATTATTTACTATCTGTTTCTTTGCGGGAACCGGAAATACTCGCTCAACTACGACAAGAAACAGCCTTGCAACCTATGGGAAGAATGCAAATTGCCCCAGAACAGGGACAATTTATGGCGTTATTAGTACAATTGCTGGGGGCAAAAAAAACTCTAGAAGTGGGGGTATTTACAGGCTACAGTTCCTTGATTGTGGCACTAGCTCTACCTGCGGAAGGAAAACTGGTAGCCTGCGATATTAATGAAGAGTTTACCGCGATCGCTCAACGTTATTGGCAAAAAGCCGGAGTAGACCACAAAATTGACCTCTATCTCGCTCCAGCCTTGGAAACATTAGATAAGCTACTAGTAGCAGGTGAAGCCGAAACCTTTGATTTTGCCTTTATTGACGCAGATAAGAGCAACTATGACAATTATTATGAGCGATCGCTGCAATTAATTCGTTCAGGAGGTGTGATAGCGATCGATAATGTTCTCTGGTCTGGTAAAGTTGCCGATCCTGAAATTCAAGATAATCGCACCCAAAAAATCCGCGCCTTCAACCACAAGCTATTACAAGACCAGCGCATCACCTTGAGTTTAATTCCCATCGGCGACGGATTAACTTTAGTACGGAAAAATTAA
- a CDS encoding DUF433 domain-containing protein → MTELYGATDPRDIPSYSISDAARYLRIPAGTIRSWTVGRHYPISNGSNFFRPLIQICNLKPRLLSFTNLVEVHVLRAIRKHHQIDLGKVRDALDFIDEQFQISHPLARERFLTDGVDLFIERYGSLINASKSVKTELKDAFNAHLERIEPDDTGLAIKLYPFTRSHEEDNPRFVVVDPRIAFGRLVIVGTGISTRVLAERYQAGESIDELAYDYDCDRLMIEEAIRCELPTAA, encoded by the coding sequence ATGACTGAGCTTTATGGGGCAACCGATCCCAGAGACATTCCCTCATACTCCATTAGCGATGCTGCTCGTTATTTACGCATTCCAGCAGGCACTATTCGTTCTTGGACAGTTGGGCGACACTACCCAATCTCAAACGGTTCTAACTTCTTTAGACCCCTGATACAAATTTGTAATCTTAAACCACGACTACTTTCATTTACTAATTTAGTCGAAGTTCATGTTCTCAGGGCAATTCGCAAACATCACCAAATTGATTTAGGTAAGGTGCGAGATGCCCTTGATTTCATTGATGAGCAATTTCAAATCTCTCATCCCTTAGCGCGTGAGCGTTTCCTTACCGATGGAGTGGATCTGTTCATTGAGCGATATGGCTCTTTAATTAATGCTTCTAAAAGCGTGAAAACGGAATTGAAAGACGCTTTTAATGCTCATCTGGAACGAATTGAACCCGACGACACTGGATTGGCAATTAAACTGTATCCCTTTACTCGTTCTCATGAGGAAGACAACCCTCGTTTCGTTGTTGTAGATCCTCGAATCGCCTTTGGTCGCCTTGTTATTGTTGGTACGGGAATTTCTACCCGCGTGTTAGCAGAACGTTACCAAGCAGGTGAATCGATTGACGAACTTGCTTATGATTATGATTGCGATCGCCTGATGATCGAAGAAGCTATTCGGTGTGAACTACCTACTGCTGCATGA
- the modA gene encoding molybdate ABC transporter substrate-binding protein, with translation MKRRDILAFVVTVLAGWVLAVGLPLFTPAPVVAQSNVNLLVSAAASLKDALEEIKPLYQQSKPNVNISYNFGASGALQQQIENGAPADIFISAAKRQVDTLEQKRLLVPGTRGVLAKNRLVLVVPKNATGVTSFFSLRNDQIKRIAIGEPRSVPAGQYAEQVLQQLKLLPSVKSKLVYANNVRQVLASVESGNADAGLVYATDAKISDKVKVVVAADEKYHSPIIYPLAVVKSSRNVNAAKDFTQYLTTSSQVKAVLRKYGFILP, from the coding sequence ATGAAACGAAGAGACATCCTCGCCTTTGTTGTTACAGTACTTGCTGGCTGGGTTTTGGCAGTCGGTTTACCATTGTTTACACCTGCTCCAGTCGTAGCGCAATCAAACGTTAATTTGCTTGTGTCTGCGGCTGCAAGTTTGAAAGACGCACTGGAAGAAATTAAGCCCCTGTATCAACAGAGTAAACCAAATGTCAACATTAGCTATAATTTTGGTGCATCTGGCGCTTTGCAGCAGCAAATTGAAAACGGTGCGCCAGCCGATATTTTTATTTCAGCAGCTAAAAGACAAGTAGATACTTTAGAGCAGAAAAGACTCCTCGTCCCAGGTACAAGAGGTGTTTTAGCAAAAAACCGCCTGGTCTTAGTTGTGCCGAAGAATGCAACTGGTGTTACCAGTTTCTTTAGTTTAAGAAATGACCAAATTAAGCGAATTGCTATTGGTGAACCTAGAAGTGTGCCGGCTGGACAATATGCAGAACAAGTTTTGCAGCAGTTAAAGTTGTTGCCTAGTGTCAAGTCAAAATTAGTCTACGCTAATAATGTACGTCAAGTTTTAGCATCTGTAGAAAGTGGCAATGCTGATGCAGGTTTGGTTTACGCCACTGATGCCAAAATTTCTGACAAAGTGAAAGTTGTAGTTGCGGCTGATGAAAAATACCACTCTCCCATTATTTATCCCTTAGCTGTAGTGAAAAGTAGCAGAAATGTTAACGCGGCGAAGGATTTTACCCAATACTTAACTACTAGTAGCCAAGTGAAAGCTGTATTAAGAAAATACGGGTTTATTTTGCCTTAA
- a CDS encoding mercuric reductase, translated as MSNSELDRVIVRPVDEYNQKLVAYVHPPDWVNPQPADNYDLVVIGAGTAGLVVAAGAAGLGLGLKVALIEKHLMGGDCLNVGCVPSKTIIRSSRVVGEIWNGKNLGVNIPSQIDIDFPAVMARMRRVRAGISHNDSAERFASLGVDVFLGSGRFASSNTVEVAGKTLKFKKAVIATGARATKPAIIGIEQAGYLTNETVFSLIQRPEKLAVIGGGPIGCELAQAFRRLGSEVVLIHSGSHVLNKEDNDAAQIVQQTLIKEGIRLVLNAKVEEVVTVTEGKRLYFSTNGHRDSVTVDEILVGAGRSPNVEGLNLEAVGVKYDKRRGVEVNDYLQTTNPKIYAAGDICMDWKFTHAADAAARIVIKNTLFSPFGLGRSRLSSLVMPWVTYTDPEVAHVGLYESQDVETIKIPFSSVDRAIADGQEDGFLKIHHKKGSDEIVGATIVASHAGEMISEVTTAIVNKIGLNKLSNVIHPYPTQAEAIKKAADTYRRTLLTPRTKKLLGFLTKFS; from the coding sequence ATGTCCAATTCAGAATTAGATAGAGTCATCGTCCGCCCAGTGGATGAGTATAATCAGAAATTGGTGGCTTATGTGCATCCGCCCGATTGGGTGAACCCCCAACCGGCTGATAATTATGACTTGGTGGTCATTGGTGCGGGGACTGCTGGCTTAGTCGTGGCGGCGGGTGCGGCTGGTCTGGGTTTGGGTTTAAAAGTGGCGCTAATCGAAAAGCATCTCATGGGTGGAGATTGCTTGAATGTGGGTTGTGTACCTTCTAAAACTATTATTCGGTCTTCGCGGGTGGTGGGGGAAATCTGGAATGGGAAAAATTTGGGGGTGAATATTCCCAGCCAGATTGATATTGATTTTCCCGCAGTTATGGCACGAATGCGACGAGTGAGGGCAGGAATTAGCCACAATGATTCGGCGGAACGCTTTGCATCCCTGGGAGTTGATGTATTTTTAGGTAGTGGTAGATTTGCTAGCAGCAACACCGTAGAAGTAGCTGGTAAAACCCTTAAATTTAAAAAAGCGGTGATTGCTACTGGTGCTAGGGCTACAAAACCAGCAATTATCGGCATTGAACAAGCTGGATATCTCACCAATGAGACGGTTTTTTCCTTAATTCAAAGACCGGAAAAGTTAGCAGTAATTGGTGGTGGCCCCATTGGTTGCGAATTAGCCCAAGCCTTCCGACGTTTGGGGAGTGAGGTGGTGCTGATTCATAGCGGTTCCCATGTCCTCAACAAAGAAGATAACGACGCGGCGCAAATTGTCCAACAGACTTTAATTAAAGAAGGGATTCGCTTAGTTTTAAATGCCAAGGTAGAAGAAGTAGTGACGGTAACCGAGGGTAAACGGTTGTATTTTTCTACCAACGGTCATCGTGATTCGGTGACGGTAGATGAAATATTAGTGGGTGCAGGGCGATCGCCTAATGTGGAAGGGTTGAATTTAGAAGCTGTCGGGGTAAAATACGACAAGCGTCGGGGTGTGGAAGTGAATGATTACCTACAAACCACCAACCCCAAGATTTATGCTGCTGGCGATATCTGCATGGACTGGAAATTTACCCACGCCGCCGATGCAGCCGCGCGCATTGTGATTAAAAATACCCTGTTTTCTCCCTTTGGTTTAGGCAGGTCGAGACTAAGTAGCTTAGTCATGCCTTGGGTGACTTATACTGACCCAGAAGTTGCCCATGTGGGACTGTACGAAAGTCAAGACGTAGAGACAATTAAAATCCCTTTTAGTAGTGTAGACCGAGCGATCGCCGACGGACAAGAAGATGGTTTTCTGAAAATTCACCACAAAAAAGGCTCAGATGAAATTGTCGGTGCAACCATTGTGGCAAGTCACGCCGGCGAGATGATTTCGGAAGTCACAACAGCGATAGTCAATAAAATCGGTTTAAACAAACTCAGTAACGTGATTCATCCCTACCCCACCCAAGCCGAAGCCATCAAAAAAGCCGCAGATACCTATCGCCGCACCCTTCTCACACCAAGAACAAAAAAACTATTGGGATTTTTAACCAAATTTTCTTAA
- a CDS encoding SDR family oxidoreductase: MAEKQTLQPPQQQQPPGTESKMQPKPQADDAQYRGSGKLKDKVALITGGDSGIGRAVAIAYAKEGADVAFVYLSEHDDAEETKNLVEEQGRRAVSIAGDITDEAFCQRAIQQTVDEFGKLDILINNAAEQHPQESIEDITKEQLERTFRTNIFSMFYLTKAAIKHLKKGSAIINTTSVTAYKGSPQLLDYSSTKGAIVAFTRSLSQNLISKGIRVNAVAPGPIWTPLIPSTFPAEKVETFGKQVPMQRAGQPEEVAPSYVFLASDDSSYMSGQVLHPNGGEVVNG, from the coding sequence ATGGCAGAAAAGCAAACATTACAACCACCACAGCAACAGCAACCACCGGGTACAGAATCAAAAATGCAGCCAAAACCTCAAGCTGATGATGCTCAGTATCGAGGTAGCGGTAAATTAAAAGATAAAGTTGCCTTGATTACTGGTGGGGATAGTGGGATTGGTCGGGCTGTGGCGATCGCCTATGCTAAAGAAGGTGCAGATGTAGCCTTTGTTTACCTGAGTGAACACGACGATGCGGAAGAAACCAAAAATTTGGTAGAAGAACAAGGAAGACGTGCTGTATCTATTGCCGGCGATATAACTGATGAGGCTTTTTGTCAGCGTGCGATTCAACAAACAGTAGATGAGTTCGGTAAATTGGATATTCTCATCAATAATGCGGCTGAACAACATCCCCAAGAAAGCATTGAAGATATTACTAAAGAACAGTTAGAACGGACATTCCGCACGAATATTTTTTCAATGTTTTACTTGACCAAAGCAGCAATCAAACACCTGAAAAAAGGTAGCGCCATTATCAATACTACTTCAGTTACAGCTTATAAAGGTAGTCCACAGTTACTTGATTATTCTTCAACTAAAGGTGCAATTGTTGCCTTTACTCGTTCCTTATCACAAAACTTAATTAGTAAAGGTATCCGGGTTAATGCTGTGGCACCTGGGCCAATTTGGACACCTTTAATTCCCTCAACATTTCCCGCAGAAAAAGTAGAAACCTTTGGTAAACAAGTACCCATGCAACGAGCCGGACAACCAGAAGAAGTTGCACCTAGTTATGTGTTTCTAGCTTCTGATGACTCATCTTATATGTCTGGTCAAGTTTTACATCCCAATGGTGGGGAAGTAGTTAATGGCTAA
- a CDS encoding response regulator transcription factor: MNRILIAEDEPRIAAFIEKGLRSQGFTTAVATDAYSATNMALSSGFDLMILDLGLPGKDGLDVLEELRGQGENIPVIILTARDDIQDKVAGFEAGADDYLTKPFRFEELLVRVKARLRQSGGSQAMEETVIKSGNIVLDLRSRKVKIGQDTIELPAREFTLAETFFRHPGQVLSREQLLDRVWGYDYDPGSNIVDVYVGYLRKKLGNDLIETVRGMGYRLRT, encoded by the coding sequence ATGAATCGCATTCTCATAGCTGAAGATGAACCCCGCATAGCGGCTTTTATTGAGAAGGGACTGCGTTCTCAAGGTTTTACAACGGCTGTGGCTACTGATGCCTACTCGGCGACTAACATGGCATTAAGTAGCGGTTTTGATTTGATGATTTTGGATTTAGGGCTTCCTGGTAAAGATGGCTTGGATGTGTTAGAAGAATTACGGGGACAAGGGGAAAATATCCCAGTGATTATTTTGACTGCTCGTGATGACATTCAAGATAAGGTTGCAGGGTTTGAAGCAGGAGCAGATGACTATTTAACCAAGCCGTTCCGATTTGAAGAATTGTTAGTACGGGTAAAAGCTAGGCTGCGTCAGAGTGGTGGTAGCCAGGCAATGGAAGAGACGGTAATTAAGTCGGGAAATATAGTTTTAGATTTGCGATCGCGCAAGGTTAAAATCGGTCAAGACACGATAGAACTCCCAGCCAGGGAATTTACTCTCGCAGAAACTTTCTTTCGCCATCCTGGGCAAGTTTTGAGTCGTGAGCAATTATTAGATAGGGTATGGGGTTACGACTATGACCCAGGCTCGAATATTGTTGATGTTTACGTTGGTTATTTACGCAAAAAATTAGGTAATGACTTAATTGAAACTGTCCGAGGCATGGGTTATCGTCTGCGAACATGA
- a CDS encoding TVP38/TMEM64 family protein, which produces MIPKEQTRFNRKHRLLLIGLTIAILIIVARQFNIQALLQTLILWVQSLGFFGPIAYMIIYNLATLLFIPGSILTLKSGCLFGVFWGSVYVLIAATVGAILAFFIGRYLSRDWVVRQIDKYPKFKMIDQSVAKEGWKIVLLTRLSPVFPFNLLNYAFGVTCISLKDYILGSLGIIPGTIMYVYIGSLAGDLALAGTNHQPVTPETQIWQWIMQGLGLMATVGVTVYITKIAQKALSQKVVTEGIIKSQDAE; this is translated from the coding sequence ATGATTCCCAAAGAGCAGACTAGATTCAATAGGAAACATAGACTATTACTTATAGGTTTGACAATAGCCATTTTGATAATTGTGGCACGACAATTTAATATTCAGGCACTTTTACAAACATTAATATTATGGGTGCAAAGCCTGGGATTTTTTGGGCCGATCGCCTACATGATTATTTACAATCTGGCGACATTATTATTTATTCCCGGCTCTATATTGACCTTAAAAAGTGGTTGTTTATTTGGTGTATTTTGGGGTTCAGTTTATGTACTAATAGCAGCAACTGTGGGCGCAATATTAGCTTTCTTTATCGGACGCTATCTGTCACGGGATTGGGTTGTGCGGCAGATAGATAAGTATCCAAAGTTTAAAATGATTGATCAGTCTGTGGCAAAGGAAGGATGGAAAATCGTGCTTTTAACTCGACTTTCGCCGGTTTTTCCTTTTAATTTATTAAACTATGCTTTTGGTGTCACCTGTATATCTTTAAAAGACTATATATTAGGTTCTTTGGGCATTATCCCTGGGACTATAATGTATGTTTATATTGGTTCTTTAGCAGGGGATTTGGCTCTGGCGGGTACGAATCATCAACCAGTTACGCCGGAAACACAAATTTGGCAGTGGATAATGCAAGGATTGGGATTGATGGCAACTGTGGGTGTGACTGTATATATCACTAAAATTGCTCAAAAAGCTTTATCTCAAAAGGTGGTAACAGAGGGAATTATCAAGAGTCAGGATGCGGAATGA
- a CDS encoding sensor histidine kinase, whose translation MGQQAKKEKSQVILFHPDTQKSVKNQQNTIAGTFLKHRRGFFWSTRTRILSWYGIILFFIFLVFIPTIRQALYARVNQRVNEEAIEKIEIFEQLLGTSNIPKHQLDEESIEAIDKLKQTDNRLLKPPTTKQQLREFFDAFLGNQLPEDDTFLIALMDEKFYKSSPRARPKEMDRDAKLIRDWAKLTQPKQEEVVIPNSQVDSIVYLARPVEIQGEIMGVIVIAHTTAGERGEVLETLAVIVQVSTFVLIFALVLAWLASGKILAPLRLLTQTARKISETDLNQRITIDGNGELAELGTTFNDMMDRLQNAFISQRNFINDAGHELRTPITIIRGHLELMGNDPKEIQETLTIVIDELERMNRFVNDLMLLAKAERPDFLLLETFDVCTFTEELFAKVKGLGDRVWQLEAVARGKIVGDRQRLTQAVMNLAQNATQHTNNTDTIALGSMIHRDKISFWVRDTGTGIASADQYRIFQRFARATNSRRLSEGAGLGLSIVQAIAEAHKGRVTLQSELGEGSVFTIILPLEPPQEATFIQN comes from the coding sequence ATGGGGCAACAAGCCAAGAAAGAGAAATCTCAAGTTATTCTATTTCATCCCGATACTCAGAAATCAGTGAAGAACCAGCAAAATACCATAGCTGGAACATTTCTCAAGCATCGTCGAGGCTTCTTTTGGTCTACGCGTACAAGGATTTTATCCTGGTATGGGATAATTTTATTTTTTATTTTTCTGGTTTTTATTCCGACGATTCGTCAGGCTTTGTATGCACGAGTTAATCAACGTGTAAATGAGGAAGCAATAGAAAAGATAGAAATATTTGAGCAACTACTTGGCACAAGTAACATTCCTAAGCATCAATTAGATGAAGAAAGTATTGAAGCTATTGATAAACTTAAACAAACTGATAACCGTCTACTAAAGCCACCAACTACGAAGCAACAGCTAAGAGAGTTTTTTGATGCTTTCTTAGGTAATCAACTGCCAGAAGATGATACTTTTTTGATTGCCCTGATGGACGAAAAATTTTATAAATCAAGTCCCAGAGCTAGACCAAAAGAAATGGATAGAGATGCAAAACTTATTCGAGATTGGGCCAAATTAACACAACCAAAGCAAGAAGAAGTTGTAATACCTAATAGTCAGGTTGATAGCATCGTTTATCTAGCTCGACCTGTGGAAATTCAGGGCGAAATCATGGGAGTTATAGTCATTGCTCACACCACTGCTGGGGAACGTGGAGAAGTTTTGGAAACTTTAGCCGTGATTGTTCAGGTGAGTACATTTGTTTTAATATTTGCTTTAGTTTTGGCTTGGCTTGCTTCGGGAAAAATTTTGGCTCCTTTGCGCTTACTAACTCAAACGGCTCGTAAAATTAGTGAGACTGATTTAAATCAACGCATCACTATAGATGGTAATGGAGAACTAGCAGAATTAGGCACTACTTTTAATGACATGATGGATAGATTACAAAATGCGTTTATCAGTCAACGCAACTTTATTAATGATGCTGGACACGAACTGCGAACACCTATTACCATTATTCGTGGTCATTTAGAATTGATGGGTAATGACCCAAAAGAAATACAAGAAACTCTGACTATAGTGATAGATGAGTTAGAACGAATGAACCGTTTTGTCAATGATTTGATGTTACTAGCAAAGGCGGAGCGTCCAGATTTTCTGCTGCTAGAAACATTTGATGTTTGCACTTTCACCGAGGAATTATTTGCTAAAGTCAAAGGTCTTGGCGATCGCGTCTGGCAACTAGAAGCGGTTGCTAGAGGTAAAATTGTTGGCGATCGTCAACGTCTAACTCAGGCTGTGATGAATTTGGCTCAAAATGCCACTCAACATACAAACAACACCGATACAATTGCTCTGGGTTCAATGATTCACAGAGATAAAATCAGCTTTTGGGTACGTGACACAGGTACAGGTATTGCATCAGCTGACCAATACAGAATTTTCCAACGTTTTGCTCGTGCGACAAACAGTCGCCGTCTTTCTGAAGGTGCTGGACTAGGTTTATCTATTGTCCAAGCCATTGCAGAAGCCCACAAAGGACGAGTTACCTTACAAAGTGAACTAGGGGAAGGATCTGTATTCACGATTATCCTACCTTTGGAACCACCCCAAGAAGCAACATTCATTCAAAACTAA
- a CDS encoding PepSY-like domain-containing protein has protein sequence MKSIPIASILFVVSGAYLIALLLACYHPPNQKQSVIVPPSVKAAFQAKYPDIPHTWQRHDYGYEAVFTQNNIQYEAEFSDSGEWLETEYYVTEKDFPPIVLKRINQERPGYIITKYEIEITPNGMFYEVDITDGELEEELYLDSQGNLQTDLYED, from the coding sequence GTGAAAAGTATACCAATTGCATCAATCTTGTTTGTGGTTAGTGGTGCATATCTAATAGCATTGTTATTGGCTTGTTATCATCCCCCCAATCAGAAACAAAGTGTCATAGTTCCCCCCTCCGTTAAAGCAGCTTTCCAAGCTAAATATCCTGATATTCCTCATACCTGGCAAAGACATGATTACGGTTATGAGGCAGTTTTTACTCAAAATAATATTCAATATGAGGCGGAATTTTCAGATAGCGGGGAATGGCTAGAGACTGAATACTATGTGACAGAAAAAGATTTCCCTCCTATTGTATTAAAACGTATCAATCAAGAACGTCCTGGATATATCATCACAAAATATGAAATTGAAATTACGCCTAATGGTATGTTTTATGAGGTAGATATTACTGACGGAGAACTTGAGGAAGAATTATATCTTGATAGTCAGGGGAACCTGCAAACTGATTTATATGAGGATTAA
- the mgtE gene encoding magnesium transporter encodes MTETNNLNSTLQDVSRRELRDLVRTQMRMLLEAGDLQGAKAILVPVQPADIAEAIEGLPETMHALAFRLLSKDEAIEVYEYLDYSVQERLIEELKSQEVRDIVDQMSSDDRARLFDELPAKVVNHLLEQLSPTERQATALMLGYEADTAGRIMTLEFIALKENMTIGQALERIRSLANASEMIYYLYVTDQARRLTGIVSLRELVTSQPEQTIGEVMTRDVIFVNTDTHQEEVARLIQRYDFLAVPVVDRQQLLVGIVTVDDVIDILEEETTKDIYALGGGVQSSGDNYFQMDLWEVARKRVLWLFVLLITNTVTGTIIKSQEDILTKVVTLTAFIPLLTGTGGNVGAQSSTVVIRGMNTDEIRSLGPLQVIGREAIAGALLGGMLGSIATIWAYFLQGRIEVAIAVGASLIAISVLASISGSALPFLFRYLRLDPALMSAPFITTAVDVLGVLIYFNLARVILRL; translated from the coding sequence GTGACAGAGACGAACAATTTAAACTCTACCCTTCAGGATGTGTCACGTAGGGAATTGCGTGACTTAGTGCGGACACAGATGCGAATGCTATTGGAAGCAGGAGATTTACAGGGAGCAAAAGCCATTCTTGTACCTGTACAGCCTGCGGACATAGCCGAAGCGATTGAAGGTTTGCCCGAAACAATGCACGCTTTAGCTTTTCGCTTGCTTTCTAAAGATGAAGCCATTGAAGTTTATGAATATCTTGATTACAGTGTTCAAGAAAGATTAATTGAAGAACTGAAAAGCCAGGAAGTCCGCGATATCGTTGATCAAATGTCTTCGGATGACCGAGCTAGATTATTTGATGAATTGCCTGCCAAAGTTGTCAATCACCTGCTAGAACAACTCAGCCCGACAGAACGCCAAGCCACAGCCCTAATGTTGGGTTATGAAGCTGATACAGCCGGGCGCATCATGACTCTAGAGTTTATTGCCCTGAAAGAAAATATGACCATAGGGCAAGCTTTAGAACGGATTCGCAGCCTCGCTAATGCTAGTGAGATGATCTACTATCTTTATGTCACAGATCAAGCCAGACGCTTAACCGGCATTGTCTCACTGCGTGAGTTGGTGACATCCCAGCCAGAACAGACGATTGGTGAGGTGATGACCCGTGACGTGATTTTTGTCAATACAGATACTCACCAGGAAGAAGTAGCCAGATTAATTCAAAGGTATGATTTCCTGGCTGTGCCGGTGGTAGATAGACAACAGCTTTTAGTGGGGATTGTCACTGTTGATGACGTGATTGATATTCTGGAAGAGGAAACCACCAAAGATATCTACGCTTTAGGTGGTGGTGTGCAGTCCAGTGGCGACAATTACTTTCAAATGGATTTATGGGAAGTAGCTCGCAAGCGGGTTTTATGGTTATTTGTTCTCTTAATCACCAATACCGTCACCGGCACAATTATTAAGTCCCAAGAAGATATCTTGACAAAAGTAGTCACCCTTACTGCTTTTATCCCCTTGTTGACTGGTACTGGTGGTAACGTAGGCGCTCAGTCTTCCACAGTCGTGATTCGCGGGATGAATACAGACGAAATTCGCTCACTCGGCCCATTGCAGGTAATTGGACGAGAAGCGATCGCCGGTGCATTGTTAGGAGGTATGTTAGGTAGTATCGCCACTATATGGGCTTACTTTCTCCAAGGTAGGATAGAAGTGGCGATCGCTGTTGGTGCTAGTTTAATCGCTATCTCTGTTCTGGCTTCTATATCTGGTTCAGCACTGCCATTTTTGTTTCGCTACCTACGTTTAGACCCAGCTTTAATGTCAGCACCTTTTATTACTACAGCCGTTGACGTACTTGGAGTTCTAATTTACTTCAATTTGGCAAGAGTAATTTTAAGATTGTGA